The DNA segment CATTGAATCAAGGCTAACATTGACACTTGCTGTCGTTTCAGCCGTTTGTTGGCAACTCAATTTGGTTGCATCCATTGCTTTAACGACAGTATCTGCACCATTACGTAGGCGGGTTAACATCTCATTAATTTCAGAGGTACTCTGCTGAGTTCTTGCTGCGAGTGTGCGAACTTCATCGGCAACCACCGCAAAGCCTCGACCTTGTTCGCCAGCACGTGCAGCCTCGATAGCCGCGTTTAATGCCAGTAGGTTGGTTTGATCTGCAATCTCACCAATTACACTTAATACCTTGCTGATTCTATCGGTGTCTTCATTCATCGTTTGAATGTTTAGTGCCATCGCTTCAACTTCATTAACTAAGTCAGCAACCCCGTTAACCGCGCCTTGAACCACAGCTTTAGATTGGTGCGCCTCATCGCTAGACTTCTGCGTGAAGGTCGCACTTTGTGCTGCGCTTTGAGCCACACTGTCTGCAGTCGAACTCATTTCAGTTACTGCAACAACAACCTGATCGGTTTCATTTGCATGATCAATTAATACGGCATTATTGTGCTCTGTTTGAGAGCGTAATTGTTCAATCCCGGTAGCAATCTGCGTTGTTGATTGTGATATTTCTAACATGATTGACTGTAGGTTGCTAATAAAGGTATTTACGCCTTCGGCTATTTGGCCTAAATCATCTTTACTTGTTACTTCCAATCGCTGAGTTAAATCGCCGTTGCCTTGCGCGAGATCTTGAATTGTTGATTTTAATGCAATGATTGGTTGATAGAGTTTATTAAGACAAATATATATTAATATCGACACGATAAGAATTAAAATAGCAGCTGTGATCAATGAATCATTAAAGCTGTCTGTAATGACGGCGTGGTGCGCGTCTTTATCCAGTGTGACCACTATATGCCAGCTTAATTGGCTATCAAGCTTAACAGATTCAAAATAGCTGATCTTTTCTTTACCATTGACTGAAAGAGCGAGTTTACCTTTTTCTTCCGCTAGCATTTTTTGCTGTAACTGGGTAAATGCGGTGTTATCGGCAAGTTTTGATTTCCCAGGGTTGTCGATAGCATCGGTAGAAGCAATTATTGTACCTACGTCATCAAACAAACTTGTGGTTGCATGAGAAAATGCAGAAGCCTTAACAATATCTTCAAGCACGTTCAATTCGATATCAGCGAGTAATACACCTTGTAATTGCCCATTACGGTAAAATGGTTCGGCGATACTCACCAATAGATTGTTGGTAAATGCATCTTTATACATAGGCGTAATAATTGTTTTTCTTTGACGTTTTGCTTCTTCATACCAACCTCGTGCACGCGGGTCGTATTCCGATGCGTCATGTTTTCCGCTCGTCGCACTATAAGAACGCCCATCTTCAAAACCGACGAGTATGTCTGTTGCTTTCGTTGCTGCATTGATTTGCTGCACCATTAAAATCAGCTGGTCATCGTTACGTGGTACAGAAAAATCGGGAGCCGTGCCGATCAAACCGTCCTTGATAGTTTGAAACCAAGCGTTAACAGTTTCGGATGTACTACTGACTTTCAGAGTTGAGTACTTATCTATATCATCTTTCATTAACGCGGACATTTGGCGATAAGAAAGAAAGTTTGATATTGCAAGCGTCGTGATAAGCAGTAACATAATTACTGTAATTATCCGGCCTTTAAAACTTGATAAGAAATTCACGTGGGTACATCCTTTTTATAAATTAATTCGAGAGTGGATACTCGCATTACACAGCGATAACACTATCGCAATTACATTGTTATTAGCTTATCGGCTGTAAATATTGATATCGTATTTTAAATGGCTAATGAGTGATATTGGTCACAAAAATACAATGCATATATTCATTAAGTATTACTGTTATTGAGCAGGATTGGTGCAGTCTTGTTCGATTTAGAGAGGATATACTTATTCTGCATGATTGATCTATACCATGATGAAAGTAAAGCTAGGTAATCTTATTAGACACTATTGGTGATGCATTATACGCTCTCTGGATTTTCAATCTATGGTCCTCTATTTATGAAATATTTCTTTAAACCACTGATATTACTTTTTGTCTCGTTTTTTTCACTTGTTGGTTGCAGTGACATTAGCAATCCAACAGAAGGAACTGAATATACGGTTATTTCAACGCCGATGGCGGATATGCCTGCTGTTGTTGAAATATTTTCTCTTGCATGTGGTAACTGCCGAAATATGGAATCAATGATCCCTGCAATCGAAGATATGACTAAAATAGAGATTGCTAAAACCCACGTAACCTTTAATGAAAGTGCGCAGCGTTCTGCTTATGTTTATTATGCTGCCGCGAATCAAAATAGCGGTAAACCTAGCCATGAGATGATGACTGACTTGTTTATTTATACCCAAAGTGGTGCTGGTGCAGACAAGCATGGTCATGGTGAAGGTCAAGAGACTGAAGACGCTGCTGAAGCGATGACACCTGCTCAGAAAAAAGCAGAGATGGTTGACATATTCGCAAAATACAACATGAAAAGCCCAATTGATTTAAGTGAAGCAGAGCACGAAGCGGTTTATCAAGCCATGGTTAAAGCAGAAATGATTGTAACGAACGCTAATATTGCATCTGTACCTGCTTTCCTCGTACAAGGTAAATACCTGGTTAACTCTAGCGCACATAAAACATTAGAAGACTTAGCCGCAACGATTACTTATCTGAACAGTTTAGATAAATAAGCGCTAATACATCTTATTTGTCAATCCTAAATGGAGCGATACTTGTTTATTTACAGTGATGAGTGTGTACCGTTCCTTTTCTATATCAACTTTCATTCAAAAGTTGATCGTATCGTTTGTAACATCGCTTCGTGACACAGGTTTTGGCGTATTAATGTAAGTCTCTGTCAGGTAAGGTTTACAACCACCTCTAGTTAGGCGTGCTTTAACGTATATTCTAAATACCGTGATTAATCAAAGCGCATTTATGCGTTTTTTTTGTTCTCAATTTTATGTTTTGTTTACTAAACTCTCAGTATTAGTGATGTTCAAAGGGTATGAGTAAATGTTACACGCGGTTAATGGTTGTGCACATGAATGGTTTATCTCATTAACCGAATCGGAAGATGAAGCACAACTTGAAGTTAGACTAATTGATTCATTACAAGCTATTTTACAAACGCAGAAAATTGCAGTGTTTGCGAGGGAAAACGTACTTACAGAGCAGAACATCGCCTTAATTACTGATAATTTAACCGGTCAAGAATTTACGCCTGAAAGTATTGATTCGTTGTATCTTAAAATACAAGATAATAAGATCCATACCTGTCTGTGCTCACAACTCAGAATAAGCTATATCCCCATCTGTCATTGTGAATCGGTTATTGGTTTTGTTGTTGCCGTGCATACAAAGGAAGATATTTTAGATACCAATCAATTTGGCACGGCTGTTAATGTATTACACATTTATGCTAACCAACGTCATATATTATTTAAAAATCGACTTGACCCACTGACTGAATTACTTAACCGACAAACCTTTGAGAGTAAACTGATGGAGGTGATCGCTGGTCATGATCACAATGAACGCCGCGAGCAGATTGATGAACACTGTGCTTGGTATCTGGGTATGTTAGATATTGATAACTTTAAACAGGTGAATGACCAGTTTGGACATGTCATTGGCGATGAGGTGTTAATCTTAATTGCACGCTTAATTAAAACCAATTTTCGTAGTCAAGATTATATCTTTCGCTATGGCGGTGAAGAATTTTCAGTATTGTTTAAATGCGCAGCAGAAGATACAGCAGTACTTATATTGGAGCGATTAAGGGAGATGATTGCGCAGTATATATTCCCACAAGTTGGGACTATTACCATCAGTATTGGGTTTACAGAATTAGAGAGTGACAGGAGATTATCAATACTCGTTCAGCAAGCTGATATAGCCTTGTATGACTCAAAACGTGCTGGGAGAAACAAGGTAACAAACTTTAAACAAATCGAAGGTCAACATAATATTGAATGTGTCGTTGAGCATGAACACGAATTGTTTAAATTAAGCTAATTTTAATATAAGAAGTTAAATGAAGATTAAATGCTAAAAAAGCATCTGTTAATTATGTTATAACGCACAGATGCTTTTAATTGTCATTTAATGTGCAAATACATGCTGATAATTTTCAATACCGATTTCAGACACAAGTATTTGCGTAGCTTGCGCGTGACTCATCTTAGTCTCTGCTTTTTCAACTAAGATCATCGCGGTAATATCAGCTAATCCAAACCCAGCTAAATTTAAATTAATTAACGCGGATTGCAGTGGTGATAATGACGGATTAAAAGCGGCATTTTCAATATAACGGCCGGTAATCACAGTCCCCGTGGTTGTTTTTAACGCAATACCAGCATGGCAATGACTATAAGGCGCATAACTGTCGTTTGCTGCTTGCAGTGCCGCTTGTACCAGTGTTGACTCGCTTGGTTGTTGTAAGGTTAAATTAACTGGTTTAGCGGCTAATAGTGATTCGCGAATACCTAAGTCAATTGGACCAAAAGAATCGGGCAGCAAAGTCGCTAAGGTTTTAATCCCTGTCGCCTTTAAGTTGACACTTAACTCGGGTGCACAGTTTAATTCATTCATGAATTGACGACAGTGACCACAAGGACTATCGGTGACCGTAATGTCTAAAATAGCAGATTCATGATGACTAAAGGCATTATTAATGGCAGCTTGTTCAGCATGAACACTGTTGAATAGTGCTTGATGAGTAAATTCATAATTGGCACCAAAGTATAGATTTCCCGATCCTGCTCGTGCAATTGCGCCAACATTGAAGTCTGAGATAGGTGCAACAGAATAGGCCGCAGCGAGGGGTAATAAACTCAGTAATAACTCAGGTGTTTCGAGCGCAGAATGCAATTGTAATAGGTCGACATTTTCAGCATTAATCACACCTTTAAAATTAGGTTCAGAGATTATAGGGTGAACATGGCTTTGAAGTGATTCAGGTAAGCACGAAAGTGCGGTAAGGAGCTTTTCTTTCATAAAATTGGCCTTGTTAAAAGTGGCACTGAATAGAGAATAAAATTCTATCTGAGTGCCACTTTGCAACTAAACCCGATTAATTACAAGGTTAGAGGTCTAAATTACAACACTTTTAGTACTAAACCGTTAAGGTAGTAACCTTCTGGATAAAAACTAGCCGTTGGATGATCAGCCGCTTGTGATAAACGTTCAACGATATAAGCATCACGACCCGCATCCAGTGCGGCATCAGCAACGATTTTCTGGAATAAACTGACTTCCATTAGGCCTGAACATGAGAATGTTAACAGTGTGCCGCCTGGCTTAAGTACTTGCATGGCCACAAAATTGATGTCTTTATAACCACGACAAGCACCTTTCATTTGCGCTTTGTTTT comes from the Moritella yayanosii genome and includes:
- the cdd gene encoding cytidine deaminase, with the protein product MKEKLLTALSCLPESLQSHVHPIISEPNFKGVINAENVDLLQLHSALETPELLLSLLPLAAAYSVAPISDFNVGAIARAGSGNLYFGANYEFTHQALFNSVHAEQAAINNAFSHHESAILDITVTDSPCGHCRQFMNELNCAPELSVNLKATGIKTLATLLPDSFGPIDLGIRESLLAAKPVNLTLQQPSESTLVQAALQAANDSYAPYSHCHAGIALKTTTGTVITGRYIENAAFNPSLSPLQSALINLNLAGFGLADITAMILVEKAETKMSHAQATQILVSEIGIENYQHVFAH
- a CDS encoding thioredoxin domain-containing protein, which translates into the protein MKYFFKPLILLFVSFFSLVGCSDISNPTEGTEYTVISTPMADMPAVVEIFSLACGNCRNMESMIPAIEDMTKIEIAKTHVTFNESAQRSAYVYYAAANQNSGKPSHEMMTDLFIYTQSGAGADKHGHGEGQETEDAAEAMTPAQKKAEMVDIFAKYNMKSPIDLSEAEHEAVYQAMVKAEMIVTNANIASVPAFLVQGKYLVNSSAHKTLEDLAATITYLNSLDK
- a CDS encoding methyl-accepting chemotaxis protein yields the protein MNFLSSFKGRIITVIMLLLITTLAISNFLSYRQMSALMKDDIDKYSTLKVSSTSETVNAWFQTIKDGLIGTAPDFSVPRNDDQLILMVQQINAATKATDILVGFEDGRSYSATSGKHDASEYDPRARGWYEEAKRQRKTIITPMYKDAFTNNLLVSIAEPFYRNGQLQGVLLADIELNVLEDIVKASAFSHATTSLFDDVGTIIASTDAIDNPGKSKLADNTAFTQLQQKMLAEEKGKLALSVNGKEKISYFESVKLDSQLSWHIVVTLDKDAHHAVITDSFNDSLITAAILILIVSILIYICLNKLYQPIIALKSTIQDLAQGNGDLTQRLEVTSKDDLGQIAEGVNTFISNLQSIMLEISQSTTQIATGIEQLRSQTEHNNAVLIDHANETDQVVVAVTEMSSTADSVAQSAAQSATFTQKSSDEAHQSKAVVQGAVNGVADLVNEVEAMALNIQTMNEDTDRISKVLSVIGEIADQTNLLALNAAIEAARAGEQGRGFAVVADEVRTLAARTQQSTSEINEMLTRLRNGADTVVKAMDATKLSCQQTAETTASVNVSLDSMTDSVMQINDLGIQIATAAEEQSSVTEEINRNMTMIQGMVSQLTENGKKTMDSTHTLASSNEQLVAIVGQFKLK
- a CDS encoding GGDEF domain-containing protein, coding for MLHAVNGCAHEWFISLTESEDEAQLEVRLIDSLQAILQTQKIAVFARENVLTEQNIALITDNLTGQEFTPESIDSLYLKIQDNKIHTCLCSQLRISYIPICHCESVIGFVVAVHTKEDILDTNQFGTAVNVLHIYANQRHILFKNRLDPLTELLNRQTFESKLMEVIAGHDHNERREQIDEHCAWYLGMLDIDNFKQVNDQFGHVIGDEVLILIARLIKTNFRSQDYIFRYGGEEFSVLFKCAAEDTAVLILERLREMIAQYIFPQVGTITISIGFTELESDRRLSILVQQADIALYDSKRAGRNKVTNFKQIEGQHNIECVVEHEHELFKLS